The following proteins are co-located in the Malus sylvestris chromosome 13, drMalSylv7.2, whole genome shotgun sequence genome:
- the LOC126596618 gene encoding dirigent protein 18-like: MFNQSLLSILVTLLIASVVKAAVDLVQASGHEPILEMYMHDILGGSSPTARPITGLLGNIYGGQVPFARPIGFLPPQGGVAIPNANGAIPTVNGVNGIPLGTDLAGTTFSGKQSGQVPQTPLSADGLSLGFGTITVIDDILTTSPELGSQTIGKAQGVYVASSADGSTQMMAFIAMIEGGEYGDTLNFYGIFKIGSSMSHLSVTGGTGKFRSASGFAEVRSLIPPGQHVTDRAETLLRIVVHLSY; the protein is encoded by the coding sequence ATGTTCAACCAGTCACTTCTTTCGATTTTGGTCACATTGCTAATTGCCTCAGTGGTCAAGGCAGCAGTTGACCTAGTCCAAGCCAGTGGCCATGAGCCAATCCTTGAGATGTACATGCATGACATCTTGGGAGGCAGCAGCCCCACAGCTAGGCCCATCACCGGTCTACTTGGCAACATCTACGGCGGCCAAGTGCCCTTTGCCAGGCCCATAGGCTTCTTGCCACCACAAGGCGGGGTAGCCATTCCCAATGCTAATGGAGCCATTCCAACCGTCAACGGCGTTAATGGGATTCCACTTGGCACCGATTTAGCTGGTACAACATTCTCTGGAAAACAAAGTGGTCAGGTTCCTCAGACTCCATTAAGTGCAGACGGTTTGAGCCTGGGATTTGGAACCATCACTGTCATCGATGATATTCTGACGACATCACCTGAGCTGGGCTCGCAGACAATTGGAAAGGCTCAAGGAGTCTACGTGGCCAGCTCGGCTGACGGGTCGACGCAAATGATGGCGTTCATAGCTATGATTGAAGGAGGTGAGTATGGGGACACCTTGAACTTCTATGGGATATTCAAAATTGGGAGCTCCATGTCACACTTGTCTGTGACTGGAGGGACTGGCAAGTTCAGGAGTGCAAGTGGGTTTGCTGAGGTCAGGTCCCTCATACCTCCTGGCCAACACGTCACTGATAGGGCTGAGACTTTGCTCAGGATCGTCGTCCATCTGAGTTACTGA
- the LOC126596617 gene encoding dirigent protein 16-like — translation MFKQTFSSIFTVLLIANMQIAILVVAAVEPAAVGSEPVLEIYMHDILGGSSPTARPITGLLGNIYSSEVPFAKPIGFLPPDGGVAIPNANGAIPTVNGANGLPLGTGLSGTSFAGNPNGEKNGNTATQLAPDGLGLGFGTVTVIDDILTSSPELGSQTIGKAQGVYVASSADGSSQLMAFTAMMEGGEYNDNLNFFGVYKIGSSKSQLSVTGGTGKFKNANGIAELKPLIPPGQQATDGAETLLRITVHLKY, via the coding sequence ATGTTCAAGCAGACATTTTCGTCTATTTTCACTGTACTGCTGATTGCAAATATGCAGATAGCAATACTAGTTGTGGCTGCAGTTGAACCTGCAGCTGTGGGCAGCGAACCAGTTCTGGAAATATACATGCATGACATTCTTGGAGGGAGTAGCCCTACGGCTAGGCCAATCACTGGCTTGCTAGGCAATATATACAGCAGTGAAGTGCCCTTTGCAAAGCCGATAGGGTTCCTTCCTCCAGACGGTGGTGTGGCTATCCCTAATGCCAACGGTGCCATTCCAACTGTGAATGGCGCCAATGGTCTCCCACTAGGAACCGGCTTATCTGGTACATCCTTCGCAGGAAATCCTAATGGTGAAAAGAATGGCAATACAGCTACCCAACTGGCACCAGACGGGTTGGGACTAGGCTTTGGGACAGTCACCGTTATTGATGACATACTGACCTCTAGTCCCGAATTGGGTTCACAGACAATTGGGAAAGCTCAAGGAGTCTATGTTGCAAGCTCTGCCGATGGATCAAGTCAGCTGATGGCATTTACGGCTATGATGGAAGGAGGTGAGTACAATGATAACCTCAACTTCTTCGGAGTGTACAAGATTGGGAGTAGCAAGTCACAACTGTCAGTGACTGGCGGGACAGGCAAGTTCAAGAATGCCAATGGAATTGCAGAGTTGAAACCACTGATTCCTCCAGGTCAGCAAGCAACAGATGGTGCAGAAACATTGCTAAGGATTACCGTTCACTTGAAGTACTGA